A single window of Anopheles moucheti chromosome 2, idAnoMoucSN_F20_07, whole genome shotgun sequence DNA harbors:
- the LOC128299001 gene encoding serine incorporator 1 isoform X4, translating to MGAVLGLVSAANLACCCTGTACSLCCSLCPSSFKSNSTATRFMYALMLVLGAIVGAIMLAPGLQDFLQKVPFCANSTSTASNIIPGGETFDCSHAVGYLAVYRICFALVCFFTLWALMMIRVRSSKDPRAALQNGFWGIKFMIVICIAIGAFFIPETGFGPAWMWVGMIGGFAFILVQLVYIIDFAHSWAEAWVSNYEEDESRGWFAALCCATGVQYLLSLTGVVLLFVYYTQSEDCALNKFFIIFNLILCIGVSILSIAPPVQELQPKSGLLQSSMVTLYTIYLTWSAIANNPDAECNPGFLGIIGEKSNKVHFDKTSIVGLIIWLLCILYSSMRSASNVSQFSDPEKQASGSGSRGNEIRDNEEEGVAYSWSLFHVVFITATLYVMMTLTNWYQPNSSLDTLNANAASMWVKMVSSWMCVALYGWTMVAPMVLTDREFN from the exons ATGGGAGCCGTTTTGGGACTAGTTTCAGCGGCCAAT cTGGCTTGCTGCTGCACTGGAACGGCCTGTTCATTGTGTTGCTCCCTTTGCCCGTCGTCGTTCAAGTCCAATTCGACCGCTACCCGTTTCATGTACGCACTGATGCTGGTTCTCGGAGCCATTGTGGGAGCCATCATGTTAGCACCGGGGTTGCAAGATTTCCTGCAGAAAGTTCCATTCTGTGCAAACTCCACATCGACCGCTTCGAACATTATACCGGGTGGTGAAACATTCGATTGTAGCCATGCCGTGGGATATCTGGCCGTTTATCGTATCTGCTTTGCGCTGGTTTGCTTCTTCACCCTTTGGGCACTGATGATGATCCGAGTGCGCTCGTCGAAGGATCCCCGAGCGGCTCTTCAGAATGGGTTCTGGGGTATCAAGTTTATGATCGTTATCTGCATTGCCATCGGTGCGTTCTTCATCCCGGAGACAGGTTTCGGTCCGGCCTGGATGTGGGTCGGTATGATTGGCGGGTTCGCCTTCATTTTGGTGCAACTCGTGTACATCATTGACTTTGCGCACAGCTGGGCCGAAGCTTGGGTGAGCAACTACGAGGAAGACGAATCACGCGGTTGGTTTGCTGCGCTTTGTTGTGCAACCGGCGTCCAGTACTTGCTGTCTTTGACCGGCGTGGTGCTTCTGTTCGTGTACTACACCCAATCGGAGGATTGCGCACTGAACAAGTTCTTCATCATATTTAATCTGATTCTTTGTATCGGCGTGAGCATCCTCTCGATCGCACCACCCGTACAAGAGCTTCAGCCAAAGTCGGGTCTACTGCAGAGCTCGATGGTGACCCTTTACACGATCTATCTGACGTGGTCTGCTATTGCTAACAATCCGGACGCCGAATGTAATCCCGGATTCTTGGGCATCATTGGGGAAAAGTCAAACAAAGTGCATTTCGATAAGACAAGCATCGTCGGACTGATTATCTGGTTGCTGTGCATCCTCTACTCGTCCATGCGCTCGGCTAGCAACGTTTCGCAGTTCTCCGATCCGGAAAAGCAAG CGAGCGGCAGCGGATCTCGTGGCAATGAAATTCGAGACAATGAGGAGGAAGGTGTTGCTTACAGCTGGTCTCTGTTCCATGTTGTGTTTATAACGGCCACACTGTACGTGATGATGACGCTTACCAACTGGTATCA GCCAAATTCTTCACTGGATACACTGAATGCAAATGCTGCTTCCATGTGGGTAAAGATGGTTTCCAGCTGGATGTGCGTTGCACTGTACGGATGGACGATGGTCGCCCCGATGGTACTTACCGATCGTGAATTCAACTAA
- the LOC128299001 gene encoding serine incorporator 1 isoform X3, translating into MGAVLGLVSAANLACCCTGTACSLCCSLCPSSFKSNSTATRFMYALMLVLGAIVGAIMLAPGLQDFLQKVPFCANSTSTASNIIPGGETFDCSHAVGYLAVYRICFALVCFFTLWALMMIRVRSSKDPRAALQNGFWGIKFMIVICIAIGAFFIPETGFGPAWMWVGMIGGFAFILVQLVYIIDFAHSWAEAWVSNYEEDESRGWFAALCCATGVQYLLSLTGVVLLFVYYTQSEDCALNKFFIIFNLILCIGVSILSIAPPVQELQPKSGLLQSSMVTLYTIYLTWSAIANNPDAECNPGFLGIIGEKSNKVHFDKTSIVGLIIWLLCILYSSMRSASNVSQFSDPEKQGNDDAASGSGSRGNEIRDNEEEGVAYSWSLFHVVFITATLYVMMTLTNWYQPNSSLDTLNANAASMWVKMVSSWMCVALYGWTMVAPMVLTDREFN; encoded by the exons ATGGGAGCCGTTTTGGGACTAGTTTCAGCGGCCAAT cTGGCTTGCTGCTGCACTGGAACGGCCTGTTCATTGTGTTGCTCCCTTTGCCCGTCGTCGTTCAAGTCCAATTCGACCGCTACCCGTTTCATGTACGCACTGATGCTGGTTCTCGGAGCCATTGTGGGAGCCATCATGTTAGCACCGGGGTTGCAAGATTTCCTGCAGAAAGTTCCATTCTGTGCAAACTCCACATCGACCGCTTCGAACATTATACCGGGTGGTGAAACATTCGATTGTAGCCATGCCGTGGGATATCTGGCCGTTTATCGTATCTGCTTTGCGCTGGTTTGCTTCTTCACCCTTTGGGCACTGATGATGATCCGAGTGCGCTCGTCGAAGGATCCCCGAGCGGCTCTTCAGAATGGGTTCTGGGGTATCAAGTTTATGATCGTTATCTGCATTGCCATCGGTGCGTTCTTCATCCCGGAGACAGGTTTCGGTCCGGCCTGGATGTGGGTCGGTATGATTGGCGGGTTCGCCTTCATTTTGGTGCAACTCGTGTACATCATTGACTTTGCGCACAGCTGGGCCGAAGCTTGGGTGAGCAACTACGAGGAAGACGAATCACGCGGTTGGTTTGCTGCGCTTTGTTGTGCAACCGGCGTCCAGTACTTGCTGTCTTTGACCGGCGTGGTGCTTCTGTTCGTGTACTACACCCAATCGGAGGATTGCGCACTGAACAAGTTCTTCATCATATTTAATCTGATTCTTTGTATCGGCGTGAGCATCCTCTCGATCGCACCACCCGTACAAGAGCTTCAGCCAAAGTCGGGTCTACTGCAGAGCTCGATGGTGACCCTTTACACGATCTATCTGACGTGGTCTGCTATTGCTAACAATCCGGACGCCGAATGTAATCCCGGATTCTTGGGCATCATTGGGGAAAAGTCAAACAAAGTGCATTTCGATAAGACAAGCATCGTCGGACTGATTATCTGGTTGCTGTGCATCCTCTACTCGTCCATGCGCTCGGCTAGCAACGTTTCGCAGTTCTCCGATCCGGAAAAGCAAGGTAA CGACGATGCAGCGAGCGGCAGCGGATCTCGTGGCAATGAAATTCGAGACAATGAGGAGGAAGGTGTTGCTTACAGCTGGTCTCTGTTCCATGTTGTGTTTATAACGGCCACACTGTACGTGATGATGACGCTTACCAACTGGTATCA GCCAAATTCTTCACTGGATACACTGAATGCAAATGCTGCTTCCATGTGGGTAAAGATGGTTTCCAGCTGGATGTGCGTTGCACTGTACGGATGGACGATGGTCGCCCCGATGGTACTTACCGATCGTGAATTCAACTAA
- the LOC128309794 gene encoding DNA topoisomerase 3-beta, with protein MKVALMVAEKPSLAASLASILSNGKCSVRKGSNSACSVHEWVGQFRGETIRFKMTSVCGHIMGLEFVGKYNSWDRVDPAELFACPTEKKESTPNLRMPYFLSQEARGCDYLILWLDCDKEGENICYEVMAAVSDSIHNVHSNRVTYRAKFSAITDKDIKYAMDNLIHPNENEAKSVDARQELDLRIGCAFTRFQTKFFQGKYADLDASLISYGPCQTPTLGFCVQRHDEIQTFKPEAFWYVQVSVGESPEIKLEWHRVRVFEKEIACIYLNKVKDHKEATVEAVSSKEQVRGRPQALNTVELMRAASAGLGIGPQTAMQIAEKLYTRGYISYPRTETTQYPTNFDLNGVVRLLQPSSEFGEEAKAIARDMTHPRKGNDAGDHPPITPMKLAYRNELEGDSWRVYDYICRHFLGTISRDLKYRTHTTKFRIGGELFTASTSALIDPGFTKVMTWQAFGKNELVHQFAVNDKVKISDVRLVESQTGPPDYLTESELITLMEKHGIGTDASIPVHINNICQRNYVAIGSGRTLTPTNLGIVLVHGYQKIDPELVLPTMRSAVEQQLNLIAHGSADFRSVLKHAVEIFRLKFLYFVQNISNMDILFESTFSSLSSSGKSLSRCGKCRRYMKYIQSKPARLHCPTCDETYTLPVKGSIRVYRELKCPLDDFELVAWTNGAMGKAFPLCPYCYNHPPFRDMVKNSGCNNCPHPTCAHSLSLLGVSSCMECERGVLVLDCTMTPKTWRLVCNGLCDVIVNCFADAVKVTVEAESCEECGAQLVTAVYKQEKSPFKDEVTEKKGCIFCFADFMPLVEKHKAVEMRRNHAGGRGGRGRGFRGRGGKGGRGRNKAPKDKMTQLANYFV; from the exons ATGAAGGTTGCGCTAATGGTGGCCGAGAAGCCATCGCTAGCTGCATCGCTAGCGAGCATTCTAAGCAACGGGAAGTGTTCGGTGCGAAAAG GTTCTAATAGTGCCTGCTCGGTACATGAGTGGGTCGGTCAGTTCCGTGGTGAAACCATCCGCTTCAAAATGACGTCCGTGTGTGGCCACATCATGGGTTTGGAGTTTGTCGGCAAATACAACTCATGGGACCGTGTCGATCCGGCTGAACTGTTCGCCTGTCCGACGGAAAAGAAGGAATCCACACCCAACCTACGCATGCCATACTTTCTGTCCCAGGAAGCACGCGGTTGCGACTACCTCATTCTGTGGCTCGATTGCGACAAGGAGGGTGAAAACATATGCTACGAAGTGATGGCAGCCGTATCCGACTCGATACACAATGTCCATTCCAACCGGGTGACGTATCGCGCCAAGTTTTCCGCCATTACCGATAAGGACATCAAGTACGCAATGGATAACTTGATCCATCCGAACGAGAATGAAGCGAAATCGGTCGACGCACGGCAGGAGCTCGATCTGCGCATCGGTTGTGCGTTTACCCGTTTTCAGACCAAGTTCTTCCAGGGCAAGTATGCGGATCTGGACGCATCGCTCATATCGTACGGGCCGTGCCAAACGCCAACGCTGGGGTTTTGCGTACAGCGGCACGACGAAATACAAACGTTCAAGCCGGAAGCATTCTGGTACGTGCAGGTTTCCGTTGGCGAAAGTCCAGAAATCAAGCTGGAATGGCACCGTGTCCGGGTGTTCGAGAAAGAGATAGCATGCATATATTTGAACAAGGTGAAGGATCACAAGGAGGCAAC CGTTGAAGCAGTAAGTTCGAAGGAACAGGTACGCGGACGTCCTCAAGCACTAAACACCGTCGAACTGATGCGTGCAGCCAGTGCAGGTCTGGGCATTGGCCCACAAACGGCGATGCAAATTGCCGAAAA ATTGTACACCAGAGGATATATCAGTTATCCTCGAACAGAAACCACTCAGTATCCTACAAACTTTGACCTAAA TGGAGTCGTGCGACTGTTGCAACCTTCATCGGAGTTTGGTGAggaagcgaaagcgatcgcccgCGATATGACCCATCCACGCAAGGGTAACGATGCCGGCGACCATCCCCCCATAACGCCAATGAAGCTGGCCTACCGCAATGAGCTGGAAGGTGATAGCTGGCGGGTGTACGATTACATCTGTCGTCATTTTCTCGGTACCATCTCGCGCGATCTCAAGTATCGCACACACACTACCAAGTTCCGGATCGGTGGGGAACTGTTTACAGCCTCGACAAGCGCACTGATCGATCCTGGCTTTACCAAGGTAATGACATGGCAAGCATTTGGGAAAAACGAGCTGGTACACCAGTTTGCGGTAAACGATAAGGTGAAGATAAGCGACGTACGGTTAGTAGAAAGCCAAACCGGTCCGCCAGACTATCTGACCGAGTCGGAGTTGATTACGCTGATGGAAAAGCATGGTATCGGGACGGATGCTTCGATTCCGGTGCATATAAATAACATCTGCCAGCGTAATTATGTGGCAATTGGAAGCGGTCGTACCCTAACACCGACCAACCTTGGGATTGTGCTTGTGCACGGATACCAAAAG ATCGATCCGGAGCTGGTTCTTCCAACGATGCGATCCGCCGTTGAACAGCAGCTGAATCTCATCGCCCATGGTTCTGCCGACTTTCGTTCAGTATTGAAGCATGCCGTCGAAATCTTTCGCCTCAAATTTTTATACTTTGTGCAAAACATCAGCAACATGGACATACTGTTTGAATCCACCTTTTCCTCACTCAGTTCATCGGGTAAATCGTTATCGCGGTGTGGCAAATGTCGACGATACATGAAGTACATCCAATCCAAACCCGCTCGACTTCACTGTCCAACGTGCGATGAAACGTACACGCTCCCAGTGAAGGGTTCGATTCGTGTGTACCGCGAGCTTAAATGTCCGCTCGATGATTTCGAGCTCGTCGCCTGGACGAACGGCGCGATGGGTAAAGCGTTCCCGCTCTGCCCTTACTGCTACAATCATCCACCGTTCAGGGATATGGTAAAGAACTCGGGTTGCAACAACTGTCCGCATCCAACGTGCGCCCATTCCCTCTCGCTGCTGGGCGTTTCGAGCTGCATGGAATGTGAACGGGGCGTACTGGTGTTGGATTGTACGATGACCCCGAAAACGTGGCGCTTGGTGTGCAACGGTCTGTGCGATGTCATCGTCAATTGCTTCGCGGATGCGGTTAAAGTGACTGTAGAAG CCGAATCTTGCGAAGAATGTGGCGCCCAGCTGGTGACGGCCGTATACAAACAGGAAAAGTCTCCGTTCAAGGACGAGGTAACGGAGAAGAAgggatgcattttttgttttgccgacTTTATGCCACTG GTTGAGAAACATAAGGCGGTGGAGATGCGTCGAAATCATGCCGGTGG
- the LOC128299000 gene encoding probable glutamate--tRNA ligase, mitochondrial, with amino-acid sequence MNVICGSWRRASLPVGLFSALRTSSVGCIRFYCDKPVSGGSASKPSDDGKDCNEQQVRVRFAPSPTGYMHLGGLRTALYNYLYAKAHGGKFVLRIEDTDQERFVEGAVEKLYTDLKWAGIEPDEDPYKGGPHGPYTQSQRYEIYKREVKKIMEDGRAYYCFCTERRLELLRKEALRLRQVPKYDNKCRHLTPGQIAERLAKNDKFCIRFRLHSKGDEFNDLIYGKIVYFIAQQEGDPVIIKSDGYPTYHFANVVDDHYMKITHVLRGVEWQISTPKHIQLFHAFGWRPPQYAHLPLIMNPNGSKLSKRQGDVQLEHYRNNGVFPQALLNYITQSGGGFGRELLDIEAPQLTDLIRQFDLKKINANSSRLNPELLKHFNRAEIRYKLENDSEAADQIVREVTEMVRKEFAKDVKNLQLSPEHVRDVLNWSLPRIDSLQDLVKSKLSFLWVLPKPTKDKIVDSDVLAVLAKNLATEAEVPEFNKSELSRFIKAFAERNHLAFDKLMKALRSGLSGLHEGPSVPEMMEILGREKTVERIELAAGRQK; translated from the exons ATGAACGTAATTTGTGGTTCCTGGAGGAGAGCGAGTCTTCCAGTAGGATTGTTTTCGGCCCTTAGGACATCGTCGGTAGGATGTATTCGATTTTATTGTGATAAACCGGTCAGTGGAGGTTCGGCATCGAAACCTTCGGACGATGGAAAGGACTGCAATGAGCAGCAAGTGCGAGTGCGTTTCGCACCTAGTCCAACAG GGTATATGCACCTGGGAGGATTACGCACAGCATTGTACAATTATCTGTACGCGAAAGCACACGGTGGAAAGTTCGTATTGCGCATCGAAGACACCGACCAGGAACGGTTCGTAGAGGGTGCTGTGGAGAAGCTGTATACAGATTTGAAATGGGCCGGAATCGAGCCGGACGAAGACCCGTACAAGGGAGGACCTCACGGACCGTACACGCAAAGCCAACGGTATGAAATCTACAAGCGAGAGGTGAAAAAGATCATGGAAGATGGAAGGGCGTACTATTGCTTCTGTACCGAGCGCCGATTGGAGCTGCTGCGCAAGGAGGCACTCCGGTTACGTCAGGTGCCGAAGTACGATAACAAGTGCCGCCATTTGACGCCGGGCCAGATTGCGGAACGGTTAGCTAAGAATGATAAGTTCTGCATTCGCTTCCGACTACACTCCAAGGGGGACGAATTTAACGATCTAATATACGGTAAGATCGTATATTTCATAGCACAACAGGAAGGGGACCCAGTGATCATCAAATCGGACGGTTATCCGACGTACCACTTTGCGAACGTGGTCGATGATCACTACATGAAGATTACGCACGTTCTGCGGGGCGTCGAATGGCAGATATCGACACCGAAACACATACAGCTGTTTCATGCGTTCGGTTGGCGACCGCCACAGTACGCTCATCTGCCACTGATCATGAACCCGAACGGATCGAAGCTCAGCAAACGGCAAGGTGACGTACAGCTGGAACATTACCGGAACAATGGTGTCTTTCCACAGGCCCTACTAAACTACATAACCCAGAGCGGGGGTGGATTCGGGAGGGAACTGCTCGATATCGAGGCTCCACAGTTGACCGATCTAATACGACAGTTTGATCTGAAGAAAATTAACGCCAACTCTAGTCGTCTGAATCCGGAACTGTTGAAGCATTTCAATCGGGCCGAAATTAGGTACAAGCTGGAAAACGATAGTGAGGCAGCTGATCAGATCGTCCGAGAGGTGACGGAAATGGTACGCAAGGAGTTCGCAAAAGATGTGAAAAATCTCCAACTTAGTCCGGAACATGTGCGGGATGTGCTGAATTGGTCACTGCCTCGGATAGATTCGTTGCAAGACCTCGTAAAAAGCAAACTTTCCTTTCTGTGGGTGTTGCCCAAACCTACTAAGGATAAAATCGTCGATTCAG ATGTTTTGGCCGTACTGGCCAAGAATTTGGCCACCGAAGCGGAAGTACCGGAGTTTAACAAATCGGAACTGAGCCGATTTATAAAAGCTTTTGCTGAACGGAACCATCTTGCATTTGATAAGCTCATGAAAGCGTTACGTTCGGGTTTGAGCGGACTACATGAAGGTCCGTCCGTGCCGGAAATGATGGAAATACTCGGCCGTGAGAAAACGGTCGAACGGATCGAGCTGGCAGCTGGAAGACAAAAGTAG
- the LOC128299001 gene encoding serine incorporator 1 isoform X2 — MGAVLGLVSAANLACCCTGTACSLCCSLCPSSFKSNSTATRFMYALMLVLGAIVGAIMLAPGLQDFLQKVPFCANSTSTASNIIPGGETFDCSHAVGYLAVYRICFALVCFFTLWALMMIRVRSSKDPRAALQNGFWGIKFMIVICIAIGAFFIPETGFGPAWMWVGMIGGFAFILVQLVYIIDFAHSWAEAWVSNYEEDESRGWFAALCCATGVQYLLSLTGVVLLFVYYTQSEDCALNKFFIIFNLILCIGVSILSIAPPVQELQPKSGLLQSSMVTLYTIYLTWSAIANNPDAECNPGFLGIIGEKSNKVHFDKTSIVGLIIWLLCILYSSMRSASNVSQFSDPEKQASLSDDAASGSGSRGNEIRDNEEEGVAYSWSLFHVVFITATLYVMMTLTNWYQPNSSLDTLNANAASMWVKMVSSWMCVALYGWTMVAPMVLTDREFN, encoded by the exons ATGGGAGCCGTTTTGGGACTAGTTTCAGCGGCCAAT cTGGCTTGCTGCTGCACTGGAACGGCCTGTTCATTGTGTTGCTCCCTTTGCCCGTCGTCGTTCAAGTCCAATTCGACCGCTACCCGTTTCATGTACGCACTGATGCTGGTTCTCGGAGCCATTGTGGGAGCCATCATGTTAGCACCGGGGTTGCAAGATTTCCTGCAGAAAGTTCCATTCTGTGCAAACTCCACATCGACCGCTTCGAACATTATACCGGGTGGTGAAACATTCGATTGTAGCCATGCCGTGGGATATCTGGCCGTTTATCGTATCTGCTTTGCGCTGGTTTGCTTCTTCACCCTTTGGGCACTGATGATGATCCGAGTGCGCTCGTCGAAGGATCCCCGAGCGGCTCTTCAGAATGGGTTCTGGGGTATCAAGTTTATGATCGTTATCTGCATTGCCATCGGTGCGTTCTTCATCCCGGAGACAGGTTTCGGTCCGGCCTGGATGTGGGTCGGTATGATTGGCGGGTTCGCCTTCATTTTGGTGCAACTCGTGTACATCATTGACTTTGCGCACAGCTGGGCCGAAGCTTGGGTGAGCAACTACGAGGAAGACGAATCACGCGGTTGGTTTGCTGCGCTTTGTTGTGCAACCGGCGTCCAGTACTTGCTGTCTTTGACCGGCGTGGTGCTTCTGTTCGTGTACTACACCCAATCGGAGGATTGCGCACTGAACAAGTTCTTCATCATATTTAATCTGATTCTTTGTATCGGCGTGAGCATCCTCTCGATCGCACCACCCGTACAAGAGCTTCAGCCAAAGTCGGGTCTACTGCAGAGCTCGATGGTGACCCTTTACACGATCTATCTGACGTGGTCTGCTATTGCTAACAATCCGGACGCCGAATGTAATCCCGGATTCTTGGGCATCATTGGGGAAAAGTCAAACAAAGTGCATTTCGATAAGACAAGCATCGTCGGACTGATTATCTGGTTGCTGTGCATCCTCTACTCGTCCATGCGCTCGGCTAGCAACGTTTCGCAGTTCTCCGATCCGGAAAAGCAAG CTTCCCTTAGCGACGATGCAGCGAGCGGCAGCGGATCTCGTGGCAATGAAATTCGAGACAATGAGGAGGAAGGTGTTGCTTACAGCTGGTCTCTGTTCCATGTTGTGTTTATAACGGCCACACTGTACGTGATGATGACGCTTACCAACTGGTATCA GCCAAATTCTTCACTGGATACACTGAATGCAAATGCTGCTTCCATGTGGGTAAAGATGGTTTCCAGCTGGATGTGCGTTGCACTGTACGGATGGACGATGGTCGCCCCGATGGTACTTACCGATCGTGAATTCAACTAA
- the LOC128299001 gene encoding serine incorporator 1 isoform X1: protein MGAVLGLVSAANLACCCTGTACSLCCSLCPSSFKSNSTATRFMYALMLVLGAIVGAIMLAPGLQDFLQKVPFCANSTSTASNIIPGGETFDCSHAVGYLAVYRICFALVCFFTLWALMMIRVRSSKDPRAALQNGFWGIKFMIVICIAIGAFFIPETGFGPAWMWVGMIGGFAFILVQLVYIIDFAHSWAEAWVSNYEEDESRGWFAALCCATGVQYLLSLTGVVLLFVYYTQSEDCALNKFFIIFNLILCIGVSILSIAPPVQELQPKSGLLQSSMVTLYTIYLTWSAIANNPDAECNPGFLGIIGEKSNKVHFDKTSIVGLIIWLLCILYSSMRSASNVSQFSDPEKQDLTASLSDDAASGSGSRGNEIRDNEEEGVAYSWSLFHVVFITATLYVMMTLTNWYQPNSSLDTLNANAASMWVKMVSSWMCVALYGWTMVAPMVLTDREFN, encoded by the exons ATGGGAGCCGTTTTGGGACTAGTTTCAGCGGCCAAT cTGGCTTGCTGCTGCACTGGAACGGCCTGTTCATTGTGTTGCTCCCTTTGCCCGTCGTCGTTCAAGTCCAATTCGACCGCTACCCGTTTCATGTACGCACTGATGCTGGTTCTCGGAGCCATTGTGGGAGCCATCATGTTAGCACCGGGGTTGCAAGATTTCCTGCAGAAAGTTCCATTCTGTGCAAACTCCACATCGACCGCTTCGAACATTATACCGGGTGGTGAAACATTCGATTGTAGCCATGCCGTGGGATATCTGGCCGTTTATCGTATCTGCTTTGCGCTGGTTTGCTTCTTCACCCTTTGGGCACTGATGATGATCCGAGTGCGCTCGTCGAAGGATCCCCGAGCGGCTCTTCAGAATGGGTTCTGGGGTATCAAGTTTATGATCGTTATCTGCATTGCCATCGGTGCGTTCTTCATCCCGGAGACAGGTTTCGGTCCGGCCTGGATGTGGGTCGGTATGATTGGCGGGTTCGCCTTCATTTTGGTGCAACTCGTGTACATCATTGACTTTGCGCACAGCTGGGCCGAAGCTTGGGTGAGCAACTACGAGGAAGACGAATCACGCGGTTGGTTTGCTGCGCTTTGTTGTGCAACCGGCGTCCAGTACTTGCTGTCTTTGACCGGCGTGGTGCTTCTGTTCGTGTACTACACCCAATCGGAGGATTGCGCACTGAACAAGTTCTTCATCATATTTAATCTGATTCTTTGTATCGGCGTGAGCATCCTCTCGATCGCACCACCCGTACAAGAGCTTCAGCCAAAGTCGGGTCTACTGCAGAGCTCGATGGTGACCCTTTACACGATCTATCTGACGTGGTCTGCTATTGCTAACAATCCGGACGCCGAATGTAATCCCGGATTCTTGGGCATCATTGGGGAAAAGTCAAACAAAGTGCATTTCGATAAGACAAGCATCGTCGGACTGATTATCTGGTTGCTGTGCATCCTCTACTCGTCCATGCGCTCGGCTAGCAACGTTTCGCAGTTCTCCGATCCGGAAAAGCAAG ATCTTACAGCTTCCCTTAGCGACGATGCAGCGAGCGGCAGCGGATCTCGTGGCAATGAAATTCGAGACAATGAGGAGGAAGGTGTTGCTTACAGCTGGTCTCTGTTCCATGTTGTGTTTATAACGGCCACACTGTACGTGATGATGACGCTTACCAACTGGTATCA GCCAAATTCTTCACTGGATACACTGAATGCAAATGCTGCTTCCATGTGGGTAAAGATGGTTTCCAGCTGGATGTGCGTTGCACTGTACGGATGGACGATGGTCGCCCCGATGGTACTTACCGATCGTGAATTCAACTAA
- the LOC128299002 gene encoding probable N-acetyltransferase san: MTRLIREAPARANIELGDVTHHNLKQLKKINTVVLPVSYNDKFYLDVLESGELAKLAYYNDVVVGAVCSRIDTSENMRRLYIMTLGCLYPYRRLGIGTVMVQHILNCVERDGNFDSIFLHVKVDNKGAIEFYKRFGFEIVETKQHYYKRIEPADAHVLQKTLTKKAAVAAAAANSNPSHHHSTESDEHHLQVANGDSHEVPGAGEAAQEAPANVNVNNHSSIQNSTSQQTPQAAEKNR, from the exons ATGACTCG GCTAATACGCGAAGCTCCGGCCCGGGCCAACATTGAACTGGGCGACGTAACGCACCACAATCTGAAGCAGTTGAAGAAAATCAACACGGTAGTGCTGCCGGTATCGTACAATGATAAATTCTATCTGGACGTGTTAGAATCGGGCGAGCTGGCTAAGCTGGCGTACTACAACGATGTTGTGGTCGGTGCCGTCTGCTCCCGTATTGATACCTCGGAAAATATGCGCCGATTGTACATCATGACGCTCGGTTGTCTCTATCCGTACCGGAGGCTAGGCATCGGCACCGTGATGGTACAGCACATTCTGAACTGCGTCGAGCGGGACGGCAACTTCGACAGCATATTCCTGCACGTGAAGGTAGACAACAAGGGTGCGATCGAGTTCTACAAACGGTTTGGGTTTGAAATAGTGGAAACGAAACAGCACTATTACAAACGGATCGAACCGGCGGATGCACACGTGCTGCAGAAAACGCTTACGAAAAAGGCAGCAGTGGCGGCCGCGGCAGCCAACAGCAATCCCTCGCACCATCACAGCACGGAATCGGACGAACACCATCTGCAGGTGGCTAATGGAGATAGTCACGAAGTACCGGGAGCTGGTGAAGCTGCCCAGGAAGCACCGGCCAACGTGAACGTTAACAATCATTCGAGCATTCAAAACTCGACCTCGCAACAAACGCCGCAAGCCGCGGAAAAGAACCGATAA